A window from Deltaproteobacteria bacterium encodes these proteins:
- a CDS encoding universal stress protein yields the protein MGNGQKRILVGVDGSEQAFEAVRYVAGMCSHGGVEIVLMNVMSEVPVMFYDLDVVDNCQPKYVALDEWLKCEREGARQLIKKAVSILGELGVDKS from the coding sequence ATGGGCAACGGGCAAAAAAGAATTCTTGTCGGTGTGGACGGATCGGAACAGGCGTTCGAGGCGGTTCGTTACGTTGCTGGTATGTGCTCTCATGGCGGCGTCGAAATCGTCCTGATGAACGTGATGAGCGAGGTGCCGGTGATGTTTTACGACCTGGACGTCGTGGATAATTGCCAACCCAAGTATGTTGCGCTCGATGAATGGTTGAAGTGCGAGCGGGAAGGCGCTCGCCAGCTCATAAAGAAAGCCGTGTCCATACTCGGGGAACTGGGTGTGGACAAGTC